One window of the Mixophyes fleayi isolate aMixFle1 chromosome 6, aMixFle1.hap1, whole genome shotgun sequence genome contains the following:
- the LOC142160326 gene encoding uncharacterized protein LOC142160326 isoform X1, whose amino-acid sequence MSGVKGGHGKGQQSQQCQQEQQGQQGGIGGGCGVTQSLSLCSDDQQKGGSGGAGQQFQDQSSSGGCGSGQFQDQSSYGGADKSGGGAGQCQDQSSYGGSKSGGGAGWGQDQSSCGGGKLGGGSGQFQDQSSCGGGKSGGGAGQCQDQSSHGGGKLGGGAGQYQDQGSSKSGSDGGGQCQEQGGYGGKSGGGAGGYQDQGGYGGSKSDSCQSQSKGCGGSKK is encoded by the exons ATGTCTGGCGTAAAAGGAGGACACGGCAAAGGCCAACAGAGTCAACAGTGTCAACAAGAACAGCAAGGTCAACAAGGCGGCATTGGGGGTGGATGTGGCGTCACCCAGAGTCTCAGCCTGTGCAGTGATGACCAGCAAAAAGGCGGAT CTGGTGGTGCTGGACAGCAATTTCAAGATCAAAGCTCTTCTGGTG GATGCGGATCAGGACAGTTTCAAGATCAGAGCAGCTATGGTGGAGCAGACAAATCAG GTGGCGGGGCTGGGCAGTGCCAGGATCAGAGCTCCTATGGTGGAAGCAAATCAG GTGGTGGTGCTGGGTGGGGCCAAGATCAGAGCTCTTGCGGTGGGGGCAAGTTAG GAGGTGGCTCAGGGCAATTTCAGGACCAGAGCTCCTGCGGTGGTGGTAAATCAG GAGGTGGTGCTGGACAGTGTCAGGATCAGAGCTCCCATGGTGGTGGCAAATTAG GAGGTGGAGCTGGACAATACCAGGACCAAGGCAGTTCCAAATCAG GAAGCGATGGTGGTGGACAGTGTCAGGAACAAGGTGGATATGGTGGCAAATCag GAGGTGGTGCCGGAGGGTACCAAGACCAAGGCGGTTATGGGGGCAGCAAATCAG ATTCCTGTCAGTCCCAAAGCAAAGGCTGCGGAGGAAGCAAGAAGTGA
- the LOC142160326 gene encoding uncharacterized protein LOC142160326 isoform X2 → MSGVKGGHGKGQQSQQCQQEQQGQQGGIGGGCGVTQSLSLCSDDQQKGGSGGAGQQFQDQSSSGCGSGQFQDQSSYGGADKSGGGAGQCQDQSSYGGSKSGGGAGWGQDQSSCGGGKLGGGSGQFQDQSSCGGGKSGGGAGQCQDQSSHGGGKLGGGAGQYQDQGSSKSGSDGGGQCQEQGGYGGKSGGGAGGYQDQGGYGGSKSDSCQSQSKGCGGSKK, encoded by the exons ATGTCTGGCGTAAAAGGAGGACACGGCAAAGGCCAACAGAGTCAACAGTGTCAACAAGAACAGCAAGGTCAACAAGGCGGCATTGGGGGTGGATGTGGCGTCACCCAGAGTCTCAGCCTGTGCAGTGATGACCAGCAAAAAGGCGGAT CTGGTGGTGCTGGACAGCAATTTCAAGATCAAAGCTCTTCTG GATGCGGATCAGGACAGTTTCAAGATCAGAGCAGCTATGGTGGAGCAGACAAATCAG GTGGCGGGGCTGGGCAGTGCCAGGATCAGAGCTCCTATGGTGGAAGCAAATCAG GTGGTGGTGCTGGGTGGGGCCAAGATCAGAGCTCTTGCGGTGGGGGCAAGTTAG GAGGTGGCTCAGGGCAATTTCAGGACCAGAGCTCCTGCGGTGGTGGTAAATCAG GAGGTGGTGCTGGACAGTGTCAGGATCAGAGCTCCCATGGTGGTGGCAAATTAG GAGGTGGAGCTGGACAATACCAGGACCAAGGCAGTTCCAAATCAG GAAGCGATGGTGGTGGACAGTGTCAGGAACAAGGTGGATATGGTGGCAAATCag GAGGTGGTGCCGGAGGGTACCAAGACCAAGGCGGTTATGGGGGCAGCAAATCAG ATTCCTGTCAGTCCCAAAGCAAAGGCTGCGGAGGAAGCAAGAAGTGA